Proteins encoded within one genomic window of Persephonella hydrogeniphila:
- a CDS encoding cytochrome c biogenesis CcdA family protein translates to MVESVSIGAAFLAGVVAFLSPCVLPIIPGYIAYISGVTAQTASQTENRIDWSVVYSAIAFVIGFSIVFTALGAASTFVGQLLQEYKYIISKIAAVLVILLGVHFTGVFQSERAKLWLYIIFGISVVIYGIGVAFTGNPLNDLILLPVIGIALLLFYYSGLYKILYQQKTAEVKKKPPGIIGAFIVGVAFAFGWTPCIGPVLGAILLYASQQETVMQGVILLFAFSMGLGIPFIITAMAINQFFRFFNFMRRYFLIIEIVGGLLLIFVGILLLTGSLERITAILI, encoded by the coding sequence ATGGTTGAGAGTGTTTCTATAGGAGCTGCTTTTCTTGCAGGTGTTGTTGCTTTTCTGTCTCCCTGTGTACTTCCTATAATTCCGGGATATATCGCTTATATATCCGGAGTTACAGCCCAGACAGCATCCCAGACAGAGAACAGGATAGACTGGAGTGTTGTATACTCTGCAATAGCGTTTGTTATAGGTTTTTCTATTGTATTTACAGCCTTAGGGGCAGCATCTACATTTGTGGGACAGCTTCTGCAGGAGTATAAATATATAATATCCAAGATAGCAGCTGTTCTTGTTATTCTCCTTGGAGTTCATTTTACAGGAGTTTTCCAGTCAGAAAGGGCTAAATTATGGCTTTATATAATATTTGGGATCTCGGTTGTTATTTACGGTATAGGAGTTGCTTTCACAGGAAACCCTTTAAATGATTTAATACTTCTTCCTGTCATAGGTATCGCTCTTCTTCTCTTTTACTACTCTGGCCTTTACAAAATTCTATACCAGCAAAAAACAGCTGAGGTAAAAAAGAAACCTCCGGGGATAATTGGAGCGTTTATCGTCGGTGTTGCTTTTGCATTTGGATGGACACCCTGTATAGGACCTGTTTTAGGAGCTATTCTTCTTTATGCATCACAGCAGGAAACTGTAATGCAGGGAGTTATACTTTTGTTTGCATTTTCTATGGGTCTTGGAATTCCTTTTATTATAACGGCAATGGCTATAAATCAGTTCTTCAGGTTTTTCAATTTTATGAGAAGATATTTTCTTATTATTGAGATAGTAGGGGGTCTTCTGCTTATATTTGTTGGTATTCTCCTTTTGACAGGAAGCCTCGAAAGAATAACAGCCATACTGATTTAG
- a CDS encoding peroxiredoxin family protein: MRRIILLLLLVFGLSYGKGLKPYMFQLKDENGKTVRLEELKGNVVYLVFWSKTCHTCMEELPQINKLYHKYKNKNVKFFGVIIDEKNPEKIKKIKKEWGFDFPVLIGNDTVKNKYRIIGTPITYILRKDLTIGKIIYGAYSIKKLDRYIKKFLEEK, translated from the coding sequence GGATAATTTTACTGTTATTACTCGTTTTTGGTCTTTCTTACGGAAAAGGTCTGAAACCATATATGTTCCAGCTAAAAGATGAAAATGGAAAAACCGTCAGGCTTGAAGAACTGAAAGGAAACGTTGTTTATCTTGTTTTCTGGTCAAAAACATGTCATACCTGTATGGAAGAGCTTCCCCAGATAAATAAGCTTTATCACAAATACAAAAACAAAAATGTTAAATTTTTCGGAGTAATCATTGATGAAAAAAATCCTGAAAAAATTAAAAAAATAAAAAAAGAGTGGGGGTTTGATTTTCCGGTTTTAATAGGAAATGACACAGTAAAAAACAAGTACAGAATTATAGGAACTCCTATTACATACATACTGAGGAAAGACCTTACAATAGGTAAAATAATTTATGGAGCTTACAGTATAAAGAAGCTTGATAGATACATTAAAAAGTTTTTAGAGGAGAAATAA